From one Pararge aegeria chromosome 21, ilParAegt1.1, whole genome shotgun sequence genomic stretch:
- the LOC120633307 gene encoding SAGA-associated factor 29 produces MPLTADVAAQQVQERLRSLHRLIYEIETERTRNEQCIDSILRAEKSTESSSSADDSSSSSHQQMQLKSLYKAGLTASEQEERVLRAALSRIYEIRSIKNERRIQARHAGNKETIGCGALMKMLLSAAQTLPLHVGRVGERAPPLCGAVPADAGHIARPGDAVAALVRVSEKEENWILAEVVSWLPAQGKYEVDDIDEEQKNRHVLSKRRVVALPLMRADPRTDEHALFPKGAVVMALYPQTTCFYRAVVNRLPGSAADPYEVLFEDSSYADGYSPAERVAQRYVIAIKEGKGRGT; encoded by the exons ATGCCGCTAACTGCAGACGTCGCGGCGCAGCAAGTACAG GAGCGTTTAAGGTCTTTGCACAGGCTGATATATGAAATAGAAACAGAGAGGACTCGTAATGAACAGTGCATTGACTCTATATTAAGAGCTGAGAAGTCTACagaatcttcttcttctgctgaTGATTCATCCAGTTCTTCACATCAG CAAATGCAGTTAAAAAGTTTGTACAAAGCTGGCCTTACTGCATCTGAGCAGGAAGAGAGGGTGCTTCGCGCAGCCCTGTCGAGGATTTATGAAATACGATCCATTAAAAATGAAAGAAGAATTCAG GCTCGACATGCTGGCAACAAGGAGACTATAGGCTGTGGAGCCCTAATGAAAATGTTGCTCAGTGCGGCGCAAACATTACCCCTACACGTGGGCCGAGTGGGTGAGCGTGCGCCCCCGCTTTGTGGCGCCGTACCAGCGGACGCTGGGCACATAGCGAGGCCGGGAGACGCCGTCGCAGCCCTAGTCAGGGTCTCTGAGAAAGAGGAGAACTGGATTTTGGCGGAG GTTGTCAGCTGGTTACCAGCTCAGGGGAAATACGAAGTGGACGATATAGATGAAGAGCAAAAGAACAGACACGTGTTGAGCAAACGACGCGTCGTGGCTCTACCGCTGATGCGCGCGGATCCTAGGACGGATGAACACGCGCTGTTCCCGAAAGGCGCAGTTGTTATGGCGTTGTACCCGCAGACTACGTGCTTCTACCGTGCGGTTGTTAACCGCTTACCCGGGTCCGCTGCCGATCCGTATGAAGTACTAtttgag GACTCATCGTACGCAGATGGGTACTCCCCAGCGGAACGCGTGGCGCAGCGATACGTCATCGCGATAAAGGAGGGCAAG gggCGTGGCACCTGA